Below is a genomic region from Desulfomicrobium escambiense DSM 10707.
GCGCTGGCCCGCATCCGCGAACACCTGGCCTGCGGCGAAACCTATCAGGTCAACTTCACGCACCGCCTGCGCGCACGCTTCGACGGGGACCCGTGGGCCCTCTTCTGCCGGCTCGCCGCCCGCCAGCCCTCGCCGCACTGCGCCTATGTCGACACCGGGGATTTCGCGGTGTGCTGCGCGTCGCCCGAGATGTTCTTCGAACGTGAGGGCGAGACGGTCCGGTCGCGGCCTATGAAAGGCACCGCGCCCCGAGGCCGATGGGCCGGGGAGGACAGGGCCATGGCCGAAAGGCTCATGGGTTCGGAGAAGGAGCGGGCCGAAAACGTCATGATCGTGGACATGGTGCGCAACGACCTCGGCCGGGTCTGCCGCCCGGGCAGCGTCCGAGCGCCCGAACTGTTCCGGGCCGAGCGCTATCCGACCCTGTGGCAGCTGACCTCCCTGGTCGAAGGAATGACAACGCTGCCCACGGCCGAGGTCATGGCCGCCCTCTTCCCGGCCGCGTCCATCACCGGCGCGCCCAAGGTCCGCACCATGCACCTCATCAACGAGCTCGAAGTCTCGCCGCGACGCATCTACACCGGCACCATCGGCGTCATGCTGCCGGGGCGGCGGGCCCGTTTCAACGTGGCCATCCGCACGGTCCTCGTGGACCGGAAGGCCGGGACGGCGGAGTACGGCGTGGGCGGGGGCATCGTCTGGGATTCGGCCCCGCGCGACGAGTACCGCGAAACCCTGCTCAAGGCGCGGGTGCTGGATGCGCCGGCGCCCGAATTTTCGCTTCTGGAGACCATGCGCTGGAGCCGGGCTACCGGGGTGTTCCTTCTGGAGGAGCATCTGTCACGAGTCGCGGAGAGCGCGGAGTATTTCGGCTTCAGGCTGGATGTCGAAGGTCTGCGGGCGGAAATCGAGGCTGCGGTCCGGAATGCGGACGGAACGGGCGGCGTGCTGCGGCTGACGGTCGCGGGCGGGTCGGTCGGGCTGGAGCCGCGGCCCCTGCCTGCGCCATGGCCCTGTCGTGTCGCCCTGGCGCGCACGCCGGTAGATTCACGCGACCCGTTTCTCTTCCACAAGACCACACGGCGCGCCGTATACGAGCGGGCCCGCGCGGAGGTTCCTGGGATGGACGACGCGCTGCTCGTCAACGAGCGGGGGGAGGTTACGGAATCGACCATCGCCAACCTGGTGTTCGAGCTGGACGGCGACCTGCTGACGCCGCCCCTTGAGAGCGGCCTGCTGCCGGGCACCCTGCGGGCCGCGTTGCTGCGGGCGGGACGCATCCGGGAGCGGGTCGTGCACGTGCGGGCACTGTCCTGGTGTTCGCGGATGTGGTTGATCAATTCCGTGCGGGGGTGGCGCAGGGCCACCCTGGCTGATCGGGACAAATCGTAGCGGGCCGCCCCAAGAAGGCCATCTGCTGCGTCAGCGAGAAAAGCCAGGATGCGCAAGACACTGCGCACCCTGGCTTTTTCGCTTCATGGAGTTTTCGCCCGTCGGCTAGTCGCCCTCGGGCGCTCCCCGCTGCAGCAGGGCCGCGGCCAGGCCCAGGGCCAGGAAGAGACCGTCGCGCACGATGTACCACGTCATGTCGCCAGAAGGCACGCCTCCGGACGTGAAGCACCCGCAGGACAGGTCGATGCCGCGCAGGCGGGCGCTGACGAGTGCCGCCAGGAACACGACGAGCATGGCGTTGGCCAGGAAGAGGGCGGGCTTCATCCAGACCCGGCACAAGAGCAGGGCGGCCACGACCAGTTCCAGCCAGGGCAGGGTCAGGGCCGTGAAATTGATGAGCGCGTCGGGCAGGATGAGGTAGTAGCTGATGCTTGCGGCAAAATCCGTAGGCGAAAGGATCTTCTGCGGCGCAGCGGCCAGGAAGACGAGGGCCAGGGCGATGCGCGTGGAACGGGCAAGGGACGCCGTGTTCATGACTGACCTCCGTCGTGTTCAGGGTTCCGCCCCGTGGCCGTGGGCAGGCCCTGTTCCTGCCACAGGGTCCAGCCGTTCAGCAGTTCGTGGACGTTTTCGATGCCCTGGGCCCGGAGAGCGTCGGCCAAGTCCGAGCTCAGGCTGCAGCGTTCGCCGTCGCAGTAGGTGATGACCGTCTTGCCCTTCAGACGTTCCCGGACGGAGGGGAAATTCTGTTCGAAAGCATGGAGGGGCAGGGAGAGGGCGCCCTGGACATGGCCTTCGGCATATGTCTCGGCGTCCCGGGCATCGACGAACACGGCCTGTCCGGCGGAGAAGATCGCGGCGGCGTCCTGCAATGAAATTTCTCCGCCGGCCGGGGCTGCATGGCCGACTTCGGCCGCGGGAACGGTCGCGTTGTCGGTGGGCGTGAAATCTTGCGATGCGTTGCCGGTATCGGCGGGCGTCGAGGAATCGGCGCCGACGTTCTCGGCGGGGGTGGAGTTGCCCGCTCCCGGCATCGTTTCCGCCGTTGTTTCGGCGGAGGCCGGCTGGGCTGCGGATGCGTTCTCCGCCAGGGAATCGGCGTCCGTCGGCGTTGTCTGGTTCTGTGCCGCGGGAGCCTGGGAGACGGGGGCGGCCGGTGCCTTTCTGGCCTCGACCAGCGGCAGACTGACGGGCCGTGAGGCGTTGAAGGCCAGCCCGAGGCCCACGGACAGGCCGACGGCGACCAGGGTCTGGAGGACGAAACGTGTGGATGCTTTCATGCCTGCTCCTGTATGGTTCGGCCTGTTCCTACGGCCTGAAGGCCTCCAAGGCAAGGGCGGCGTTCACTCTCCCCCGTGCGGACGGCCCCCCTCGGGCATCGTGCGATGGAATTCTCCCAGCAGCGTGTCCAGGGCCTCGGACAGCGCGTCCAGGCCGTCCCGGCACGAGTTCACCCGTCCGGTGGCCGCGACGGTTTCCAGGGTCATGGCCGTTTCGCGCAGTCTGTCCGCACCCAGGTTGGCCGAGGCACCCTTGATGCTGTGGGCCTGGGAAGCCAGAAGATCGAAATCTCCCTGCGACAGGGCCCGGCGCATGATGTCCAGGCGCCGCGCGGCATCGGCGCGGAACCCGCCGACGATGTCGCGGGCCAGGTCCTCGTCGTCCAGGATGCGGGCCATGAAGGCCTGCCTGTCCCAGACGGCCTGCCGCGCGTCTTCCGCGGCCGGGGCCTCGCGCGAAACCTGCCTGCGGCCCTCCCCGCCCGGTAGCCAGGCCTGCAGCGCCTCGGCCAGAGCCGTGAGGGCGATGGGCTTGGGCACGTAGTCGTTCATCCCCGCTTCGAGGCATTTCTCCTTGAAACCCGTCTGGGCGTGGGCCGTCATGGCGATGATCGGCACGTCATGGTCGAGGGCGGGGCCTGCGTGGTCGCGGATGAGGCGCGTGCACTGGAAGCCGTCCATGACCGGCATCTGCACGTCCATGAGCACGAGGTCGTAGGCCGTGCGGGATAGCGTCACCAGGGCCAGGGACCCGTTCTCCGCGGCGTCGGCCTTGATGCCCATGTTCGACAGGATGCCCAGGGCGACCTGCTGGTTGGTCACATTGTCCTCCACCAAGAGGATGCGGGCATTGCGGTCCGAGAAATTCGGGATGACCCGCCTGACCGCTTCCCGCGCCACATGCCGGGTGACGAAGGCCGGCTCCGCTCCCCTGCCCATGACGATGTTCAGGCAGGTCTTCAGTTCGCCGTGCAGGACAGGCTTGCACAGGTAGCCGGAGAAGCCCGCCTCGCGGAAGCGTTTGGCGTCGCCGCGCTGGCCCAGGGAAGTCATGAGCAGCGTGCGGGTGTGCCGGAACCTGTCGTCGGCATGGATGGCCCGCCCCAGGGATTCCCCATCCATGACCGGCATGCAGTGGTCGAGCACGGCCAAGCGGAAGGGGTCCCCCGCCGTGGCGGCCCGGGCCAGCTTGTCCAGGGCGCCCGGTCCGCCCTCGGCCTCGTCGGGGCGCATGCCCCAGGCCGAAAAGCGGGCCATGAGAATTTCGCGGTTGGTGACGTTGTCGTCCACGACCAGCACCCGCAGCCCTTCGAGTCCGCCGGGATCGAGGGCTCTGGCTCCCGCCGCAGTGGATGCTTCGAGCCGGACGGTGAACCAGAAGGTGGAGCCCCGGCCCAGGACGCTCTGTACGCCGATCTCGCCGCCCATGAGTTCGACGAGTTTCTTCGAGATGGACAGGCCCAGTCCGGTGCCGCCGAAACGTCTGGCGATGGATGCGTCCGCCTGGGTGTAGTCCTCGAACAGGCGCTCCCGCATGTCTTCGGGGATGCCGATGCCCGTGTCGCGGACGGCGAAGAGCAGGGTGATGGGCTCGGCGTCCTGCGGGCTCGCGGCGTGGGCCAGGGAGACGCGGACCTCGACCTCGCCCTCGGGGGTGAACTTGATGGCGTTGCCCGCGAGGTTGGTGATGACCTGGCGCAGCAGGGCGGGCTCGCCGCTGAAGTGCTCCGGGACGTCCGGGTCGGCGGAGCAGATGAACTCGATGCCGCTTTCCGCCGCCTTCACGGCGAGCATGGAGGCCACGTCGTCGAGGAGCGGGCGCAGATCGAAGTCCAGGCTCTCAAGTTCGAGGCGGCCGGATTCGATCCTGGAAAGGTCCAGGATGTCGTTGACCACGGCCAAGAGGGATTCCCCGCTGGATTTCAGGGTGCGTACGTAGCGGCGCTGCGTCTCGTCCAGCCGCGTGTCCATGAGCAGTCCCGTCATGCCGATGACGCCGTTCAAGGGCGTGCGGATCTCGTGGCTCATGCGGGACAGGAAATCGCTTTTGTCGCGCGCGGCCTGCTCGGCCCGCAGCCGGGCGTCGTCGAGTTCCAGGTTCTTGAGCTCCATCTGCTGGGCGAAGTCGTTGAGCCTTTGCTCGGCCTTCTTGCGGTCGGACACGTCGACGAAGCATTCCAGCAGCTTTTCCCGGCCTTCGATGATGACGCGCTTGACGGTCTTCAGGATGGCCAGCCGGCTGCCGTCGGCCCGGAGCATTTCTCGTTCCGAGTTCTCCAGCGTCATGCCCTGGTCGCAGACGGGGCATTTTCCCCTGGCCGACGGGCAGAGCAGTTCGTGGCAGCAGCGGCCGATCAGGTCCGCGGGATCGGCGCCGAAAAGGGCGGCCACGTGTTCGTTGGCGCGCTCGATGGCCCGCGTCTGGCCGTCGACGATGACCACGCCGATGGGCAGGATGTCCAGCAGGACGCGCTGCAGGTCTTCGCTCTCGCGCACGGCCCGTTCCATCCGGGAGCGTTCCGAGATGTCCTCCAGGGTCGCGATGGCGCCCGTTGGGGACTGTCCGGGCTGGATGGGTTTGAAGTTGGCGCGCAGAACCCGTGTCGCCCCGCCGGTCACGGACGTGTACTCCCCCTCGATGAACGCCGGCTTGCCGTTCAGGGCCCGCTCCAGTCCGGCGCGTGCGATGGGGGATTCCAGATGGGCGGCGCTGAAGCCGATCAGTCGGTCGCGGGTTGAGGACATGAGTTCCACGACCACGTCGTTGCAGTCGATGATGGCGCCTGCGCTGTCGAACAGGATCATGCCCAGCGGCGATTTCTCGAAGATGATGCGGTGTTGCAGCTCGCTTTCGACCAGGGCCTGCTCCACGGCCTTGCGGCGGGTGATGTCGGTCATGAACCCCTGGTAGAGGTTCACACGGCCGTGCTTGTCGCGCATGGCCCTGGCGTTGCTCGAAACCCAGAGGGTCGAACCGTCGCGGCGTTTGAATCGGCATTCGTAATTGATGAGCCGGCCGTCGGACTCCATCCTGAGGATGAACTCGTCCCGATCTTCGGGGGCGAAATAGATCTGCGCGGCGATGTCCGTGATGGATCGGACCATGTCCGCCGGAGAGTCGTAGCCGAACATGCCGGCCATGGCCGGGTTGACGGCCAGGAAGCGGCCGTCCAGGGTCGACGTGTAGACGCCGATGGGGGCGTTGGCCAGGACGTCGTCGCTGTCGAAGCCGTCGGCGGAGCCTTGCGTGACGCGGCGGGCGAGGAGTCTTTTGAGCATGCGCGGTGCCGTTCTCGTTGTACTGCGTTCCGGGGGATACAGGGCTTTGGGTGCGTCGCTTTCGGCGTTCTCGGGCGTCCGGTCTAGATGCGGACGTAGGTGGCCGGCGCCAGCTGCTGCAGCGGCAGGCCCGTCCCGGCCAGGCTTTCCGAGTGGCCGATGAAGAGGTGTCCGCCGGGTTCGAGGTGGTTGCAGAACTTCTGCACCAGCTCGTTCTGGGTCTTCTTGTCGAAATAGATCATCACGTTGCGGCAGAAGATGAGGTCCATCTTCTCCCGGAACTGGAAATTGTCCATGAAGTTCAGACGCCGGAAGCTGACCGTCTCGCGCAGTTCCGGCGCGATGCGCACCATCCGCATGTTCTTGTCCTTGCTGCGCAGCAGGTACTTGCGGCGGAATTCCACCGGGATGGTGGCGATCTTCTCCTCTTCGTAGACGGCCCTGGCGGCCTTGTGCAGGATGTCGGTGGAGATGTCCGTGGCCACGATGGAGAAGCGCAGGGGACTGACCCGCTCGTGATAGTCCATGAGGGTCATGGCCGTGGTATAGGGCTCCTCGCCCGACGAGCAGCCGGCGTTCCAGACGGTGAAGACCCGTCCGGCGTTTTTTTTCTGCCACTGGGGCAGAATCGTCTGGGACAGGAATTCGAAGTGCCTGGGCTCGCGGAAGAAGCTCGTGGTGTTGGTGGTCACGGCGTCGACCATCTGGGGCAACTCCACCTCGAGCCCTTTGAGGGACTGTAGGTACTCCAGGTACTGTCCGTAGGAGCGCATGTTCAGGGTGCGTAGGCGGCGCTGCAACCTGGCCTGGAGCATGGTCTTCTTGGCCTGGGTGATCTTGATGCCCAGTTCCGAATAGATGAACTCGCTGAACTGCTTCAGTTCCCGGTCCGTCATCAGGGGGGCGTTCTGGCCGCTTGCGTCGTACATGGGTCAGTTGCTCAGGGCCGCGATGTCGAGAATGAGAGCCATGCTGCCGTCGCCCTTGATGGTGGCCCCGGAGATGCCGCGCACGTCGCGGTAGACCTTGCCCAGGCTCTTGATGACGGTCTGGTGCTCGCCGATGACCCTGTCCACGACGATGCCGACCCTGCTGCTCTGGGAATTGCAGACCACGACCTGCTCGATGGGCGGCCGCTCGCCGGGGATGTCGAAGTTCGTGCGCAGGCTGACCCAGGGTACCATCTGTCCGCGCAGGTTGATGAAGGTCGCGCGCTCCCCGTCCTGGCGGATGAGCTCCACGCACTCCTCCACGGCGGCCAGCGGCATGATGAAGTAGCTCTCGCCCACCTGGACCTGCAGGCCGTCGATGATGGCCAGGGTCAGGGGGATGCGCACGGACACCGTCGTGCCTTCGCCCGGCGCGCTGTCCAGGGACACGCGGCCGCGCAGGGCGTCA
It encodes:
- the pabB gene encoding aminodeoxychorismate synthase component I, with amino-acid sequence MSVVFFSPDHGSWVRYERPAAVFEAHRHDEIPGLLAHLEGEVERTGLHAVGFLAYEAGSAFDAAMPAAPCTPFPLAWFGLYGPPLTIHLDATTPAPALAWTSELNEPSHSGALARIREHLACGETYQVNFTHRLRARFDGDPWALFCRLAARQPSPHCAYVDTGDFAVCCASPEMFFEREGETVRSRPMKGTAPRGRWAGEDRAMAERLMGSEKERAENVMIVDMVRNDLGRVCRPGSVRAPELFRAERYPTLWQLTSLVEGMTTLPTAEVMAALFPAASITGAPKVRTMHLINELEVSPRRIYTGTIGVMLPGRRARFNVAIRTVLVDRKAGTAEYGVGGGIVWDSAPRDEYRETLLKARVLDAPAPEFSLLETMRWSRATGVFLLEEHLSRVAESAEYFGFRLDVEGLRAEIEAAVRNADGTGGVLRLTVAGGSVGLEPRPLPAPWPCRVALARTPVDSRDPFLFHKTTRRAVYERARAEVPGMDDALLVNERGEVTESTIANLVFELDGDLLTPPLESGLLPGTLRAALLRAGRIRERVVHVRALSWCSRMWLINSVRGWRRATLADRDKS
- a CDS encoding MauE/DoxX family redox-associated membrane protein; protein product: MNTASLARSTRIALALVFLAAAPQKILSPTDFAASISYYLILPDALINFTALTLPWLELVVAALLLCRVWMKPALFLANAMLVVFLAALVSARLRGIDLSCGCFTSGGVPSGDMTWYIVRDGLFLALGLAAALLQRGAPEGD
- a CDS encoding rhodanese-like domain-containing protein; translation: MKASTRFVLQTLVAVGLSVGLGLAFNASRPVSLPLVEARKAPAAPVSQAPAAQNQTTPTDADSLAENASAAQPASAETTAETMPGAGNSTPAENVGADSSTPADTGNASQDFTPTDNATVPAAEVGHAAPAGGEISLQDAAAIFSAGQAVFVDARDAETYAEGHVQGALSLPLHAFEQNFPSVRERLKGKTVITYCDGERCSLSSDLADALRAQGIENVHELLNGWTLWQEQGLPTATGRNPEHDGGQS
- a CDS encoding response regulator, coding for MLKRLLARRVTQGSADGFDSDDVLANAPIGVYTSTLDGRFLAVNPAMAGMFGYDSPADMVRSITDIAAQIYFAPEDRDEFILRMESDGRLINYECRFKRRDGSTLWVSSNARAMRDKHGRVNLYQGFMTDITRRKAVEQALVESELQHRIIFEKSPLGMILFDSAGAIIDCNDVVVELMSSTRDRLIGFSAAHLESPIARAGLERALNGKPAFIEGEYTSVTGGATRVLRANFKPIQPGQSPTGAIATLEDISERSRMERAVRESEDLQRVLLDILPIGVVIVDGQTRAIERANEHVAALFGADPADLIGRCCHELLCPSARGKCPVCDQGMTLENSEREMLRADGSRLAILKTVKRVIIEGREKLLECFVDVSDRKKAEQRLNDFAQQMELKNLELDDARLRAEQAARDKSDFLSRMSHEIRTPLNGVIGMTGLLMDTRLDETQRRYVRTLKSSGESLLAVVNDILDLSRIESGRLELESLDFDLRPLLDDVASMLAVKAAESGIEFICSADPDVPEHFSGEPALLRQVITNLAGNAIKFTPEGEVEVRVSLAHAASPQDAEPITLLFAVRDTGIGIPEDMRERLFEDYTQADASIARRFGGTGLGLSISKKLVELMGGEIGVQSVLGRGSTFWFTVRLEASTAAGARALDPGGLEGLRVLVVDDNVTNREILMARFSAWGMRPDEAEGGPGALDKLARAATAGDPFRLAVLDHCMPVMDGESLGRAIHADDRFRHTRTLLMTSLGQRGDAKRFREAGFSGYLCKPVLHGELKTCLNIVMGRGAEPAFVTRHVAREAVRRVIPNFSDRNARILLVEDNVTNQQVALGILSNMGIKADAAENGSLALVTLSRTAYDLVLMDVQMPVMDGFQCTRLIRDHAGPALDHDVPIIAMTAHAQTGFKEKCLEAGMNDYVPKPIALTALAEALQAWLPGGEGRRQVSREAPAAEDARQAVWDRQAFMARILDDEDLARDIVGGFRADAARRLDIMRRALSQGDFDLLASQAHSIKGASANLGADRLRETAMTLETVAATGRVNSCRDGLDALSEALDTLLGEFHRTMPEGGRPHGGE
- a CDS encoding CheR family methyltransferase translates to MYDASGQNAPLMTDRELKQFSEFIYSELGIKITQAKKTMLQARLQRRLRTLNMRSYGQYLEYLQSLKGLEVELPQMVDAVTTNTTSFFREPRHFEFLSQTILPQWQKKNAGRVFTVWNAGCSSGEEPYTTAMTLMDYHERVSPLRFSIVATDISTDILHKAARAVYEEEKIATIPVEFRRKYLLRSKDKNMRMVRIAPELRETVSFRRLNFMDNFQFREKMDLIFCRNVMIYFDKKTQNELVQKFCNHLEPGGHLFIGHSESLAGTGLPLQQLAPATYVRI